In Eulemur rufifrons isolate Redbay chromosome 29, OSU_ERuf_1, whole genome shotgun sequence, one DNA window encodes the following:
- the SLC25A40 gene encoding mitochondrial glutathione transporter SLC25A40, with translation MDPEAEGLPIIKVTPLQQMLASCTGAILTSLMVTPLDVVKIRLQAQNNPFPKGKCFVYSNGLMDHLCVCEEGANKVWYRKPGNFQGTLDAFLKIVRNEGIKSLWSGLPPTLVMAVPATVIYFTCYDQLTALLRSKLGENETCIPIVAGILARSGAVTVISPLELIRTKMQSKKFSYKELYQFVSKKVSEDGWISLWRGWAPTVLRDVPFSAMYWYNYEILKKWFCEKSGLYEPTFMINFTSGALSGSFAAVVTLPFDVVKTQKQTQLWTYTSHKISMPLHMSTWVIMKNIVAKNGFSGLFTGLIPRVIKIAPACAIMISTYEFGKAFFQKQNARRQQY, from the exons TGACACCTCTGGATGTTGTTAAAATTCGACTCCAAGCTCAAAACAACCCATTCCCTAAAG GAAAATGTTTTGTGTATAGTAATGGACTCATGGATCATCTGTGTGTCTGTGAAGAGGGAGCCAACAAAGTATGGTATAGGAAGCCAGGAAATTTCCAAGGAACATTG gatgcctttttaaaaattgttcgaAATGAGGGCATTAAATCCCTGTGGAGTGGTCTTCCTCCTACCCT AGTGATGGCAGTTCCTGCCacagttatttattttacttgctaTGATCAATTAACTGCTCTTCTGAGATCTAAATTAGGAGAAAATGAAACCTGCATACCAATTGTTGCTGGAATTTTAGCCAGAA GTGGTGCAGTTACTGTGATAAGTCCATTAGAATTGATTAGAACCAAGATGCAGTctaaaaaattttcttataagGAACTGTATCAATTTGTTAGCAAGAAAGTATCTGAAGATGGTTGGATTTCCCTTTGGAGGGGCTGGGCTCCTACTGTTCTAAGAGATGTACCTTTCTCAG CAATGTACTGGTATAactatgaaattttaaagaagtggTTTTGTGAGAAATCTGGTTTATATGAACCAACATTTATGATCAACTTTACTTCAGGGGCATTGTCTGGTtct TTTGCAGCTGTTGTAACTTTACCATTTGATGTAGTAAAAACACAAAAGCAGACACAACTTTGGACCTATACAAGTCATAAAA ttTCTATGCCTTTGCATATGTCAACTTGGGTTATAATGAAGAACATTGTTGCTAAAAATGGATTTTCTGGATTATTTACag GCCTAATTCCTCGAGTAATTAAAATCGCTCCTGCTTGTGCCATTATGATCAGTACATATGAATTTGGAAAGGCTTTTTTCCAGAAACAAAATGCTCGAAGGCAGCAATACTAG